A genomic window from Silene latifolia isolate original U9 population chromosome Y, ASM4854445v1, whole genome shotgun sequence includes:
- the LOC141630577 gene encoding uncharacterized protein LOC141630577, which translates to MGFLEVFWGNVMKIAGLVGKPVRCDSNTQLKTFIGHARVMVEVKMGGDLPDVIEFTDELDVTHRQIVHYEWRPTICADCKGVGHLVRDCRKKQQPVKHVKKVWVPKERAQQPVVVPAPPAPNPPVRQLVVQPRSQPVLSRGLVTPQPVAFTPFSPIRVLTKFSRQGGMSTGTGRRTFLEVLEHSVQYRKVVEEEMAETRVRSSAINKVHQSIGSQWTMVHNNDSHEGGRIWIIWDSGNYDVAVIESEAQVIHTKVTYLPTGAVWWMSMVYGFNRLADRAILWHSIKTMKGCINGPWVVMGDFNNVLAMNERIGSEVSFFEVRSFVECVDVCGLNDIPAQGAFFTWTNKQEVGDLKFSRIDRALVTDEWLLQFPNTITMFHPEGLFDHCPCTMTMNPDVARNKTTFKYFNMWGKDPGFLKIIQEVWNIPLYGYKMFQLAKRLKMLKKPLKDLNSEAYAGIETSSKVALLHLHRMQGQLQLDPTNLGFQQQVKEATELYRDREGALRSFLSQKAKAQWLSEGDDNTLFP; encoded by the exons ATGGGCTTCCTCGAAGTTTTTTGGGGTAATGTGATGAAGATTGCGGGATTGGTAGGGAAGCCAGTTCGTTGTGATAGCAATACTCAATTAAAAACCTTCATTGGGCATGCGAGAGTAATGGTTGAGGTTAAAATGGGTGGAGATTTACCTGATGTGATTGAGTTTACTGATGAACTTGATGTCACCCACAGGCAAATTGTTCACTATGAATGGAGACCAACAATTTGTGCTGATTGTAAAGGAGTTGGGCATTTGGTGAGAGATTGTAGGAAAAAACAACAGCCTGTGAAGCATGTGAAGAAAGTGTGGGTGCCTAAAGAAAGGGCACAACAACCTGTTGTTGTACCTGCTCCACCTGCACCAAATCCACCTGTCAGGCAATTGGTTGTGCAGCCTCGTTCTCAGCCTGTGCTCTCCAGAGGTTTAGTAACTCCCCAACCAGTTGCTTTTACCCCTTTCTCACCTATAAGGGTGCTTACTAAGTTCTCAAGGCAGGGTGGTATGAGCACTGGCACTGGGAGAAGGACTTTTCTGGAAGTTTTGGAACATTCAGTTCAGTATAGGAAAGTGGTAGAGGAGGAAATGGCTG AGACTAGAGTTAGGAGTTCTGCTATTAATAAAGTGCATCAGAGCATTGGTTCTCAATGGACTATGGTGCATAATAATGATAGTCATGAGGGTGGTCGTATTTGGATCATTTGGGATTCTGGAAATTATGATGTTGCTGTGATAGAGAGTGAGGCTCAGGTGATTCATACCAAAGTCACCTACCTGCCTACAGGTGCTGTGTGGTGGATGTCAATGGTGTATGGTTTTAATAGACTTGCTGATCGTGCTATTTTATGGCACTCTATAAAAACTATGAAGGGTTGTATTAATGGGCCATGGGTAGTCATGGGGGATTTCAATAATGTTTTGGCTATGAATGAAAGAATAGGATCTGAGGTCTCTTTCTTTGAAGTGAGGAGTTTCGTGGAGTGTGTGGATGTGTGTGGGTTGAATGACATCCCTGCTCAGGGTGCTTTTTTCACTTGGACCAATAAACAGGAGGTTGGGGATCTGAAATTTAGTAGAATTGATAGAGCACTAGTGACTGATGAGTGGCTCCTTCAATTTCCTAACACCATTACTATGTTTCACCCGGAAGGTTTATTTGACCATTGTCCTTGTACAATGACAATGAACCCTGATGTTGCAAGGAACAAGACCACTTtcaaatactttaatatgtggggcaAGGATCCTGGGTTTCTGAAAATCATACAAGAAGTATGGAATATTCCTTTGTATGGGTATAAAATGTTTCAGTTGGCTAAAAGGTTAAAAATGCTTAAGAAACCTCTGAAGGATCTTAATTCTGAAGCGTATGCTGGTATTGAAACATCTTCTAAGGTGGCCTTGCTTCACCTTCACAGGATGCAGGGTCAGTTGCAGCTTGATCCTACTAACCTTGGATTCCAACAGCAAGTGAAGGAGGCTACTGAACTTTACAGAGATAGGGAGGGTGCTTTGAGGAGCTTCCTGTCCCAGAAAGCAAAAGCTCAATGGCTAAGTGAAGGAGATGATAACACACTATTTCCATAG